A section of the Candidatus Binatia bacterium genome encodes:
- a CDS encoding cytochrome c: MNFGLLLICLHSGLVLISPAAGLDIATAISRAVQLAPELRAAEERIASAQGQWYQAGRWQNPVAELRGENWRISSDLRADNPALDFFATISQLFELGGKRDARRAIAWAGIDFAREQARFVRQQMAVATASVFLNAVRVREELQVVAESTETVTVLHEIARRRVTEGRLAEAEQRKLQAELGRLATLAAELEANQSVALQQLRQLLREPEIEAAVLVAPTLPTPPVDSSQDSALVEQVLQRHPEYRAVLAEKERAQHTLELEQARRIPDPTITGGYKRTDHRDTLVAAVVIPIPVFDTNWGNVQKATAEVAAANAGAEAIVIRLRNELLGLLTRWRSSAARARAAQQEMVEPAASVRRAAQVAFREGSGDLLALVDAERVYLEVRRSALASWAEATLAGQTWLILRGDVEL, encoded by the coding sequence ATGAATTTTGGCCTCCTGCTGATCTGCTTGCATTCCGGCCTCGTTCTCATATCACCCGCTGCCGGCCTAGACATAGCCACAGCGATTTCTCGCGCGGTGCAACTTGCGCCGGAATTGCGCGCCGCTGAGGAACGCATCGCCAGCGCACAGGGGCAGTGGTACCAGGCGGGACGGTGGCAAAATCCGGTAGCCGAGCTGCGGGGTGAAAATTGGCGCATCAGTTCCGACCTGCGCGCCGACAATCCGGCGCTGGATTTCTTCGCGACAATCAGTCAACTATTCGAACTCGGCGGCAAGCGGGACGCACGCAGGGCGATTGCATGGGCAGGAATTGACTTCGCGCGGGAGCAAGCCCGCTTTGTCCGGCAGCAAATGGCTGTAGCTACGGCGAGCGTGTTCTTGAATGCAGTCCGCGTCCGCGAAGAACTGCAAGTTGTGGCCGAGTCCACCGAAACGGTTACGGTCCTTCACGAAATTGCGCGGCGCCGCGTCACCGAGGGCCGCCTCGCAGAGGCGGAACAGCGCAAATTGCAGGCGGAGCTCGGGCGCCTCGCCACACTAGCGGCCGAACTGGAGGCAAATCAGTCTGTGGCCCTGCAGCAGCTCCGGCAGCTTCTGCGGGAGCCCGAGATCGAGGCTGCAGTGTTGGTCGCGCCAACTTTGCCGACTCCACCTGTAGACAGTTCCCAGGATTCTGCGCTCGTGGAGCAAGTTCTGCAGCGGCATCCGGAATACCGTGCGGTACTGGCGGAAAAAGAGCGGGCCCAGCACACCCTCGAGTTAGAACAAGCTCGCCGAATTCCCGATCCGACCATCACCGGCGGCTACAAGCGTACAGATCATCGCGACACTTTAGTGGCCGCCGTGGTTATACCCATTCCCGTGTTCGATACGAACTGGGGCAATGTGCAAAAAGCCACCGCCGAGGTTGCAGCAGCCAATGCCGGGGCGGAAGCGATCGTAATCCGCCTACGAAACGAACTTCTCGGCTTGTTGACTCGTTGGCGCTCGTCGGCTGCACGTGCGCGTGCAGCCCAACAAGAAATGGTGGAACCGGCAGCAAGCGTTCGTCGCGCCGCGCAGGTCGCTTTCCGCGAAGGATCGGGAGACCTCTTGGCGCTAGTGGATGCGGAACGGGTTTACTTAGAAGTCCGGCGGAGTGCGCTGGCGAGTTGGGCAGAAGCCACCTTGGCCGGTCAAACCTGGCTGATCCTTCGGGGAGACGTTGAACTGTGA
- a CDS encoding RND transporter → MSASIPQTSPRSRLFSLARHRVPLRRCRALFAASVLVSASLACTRQVAPSEAGGVAVAEDLVEVPAPIQERMKMETVVVRETEVSEPITAPARLSFNERYVARVGVPIEGRVQTIFVQVGDRVANGQMLAVIQSPTWEAAVARLRTTAAEERSARAELAFAIQQRSRVRRLFGAQAASRMEVERTALDLIVARNKLHAARAELAKARRDVTALAGDSARLDFAGLPLRSPLSGLVVERSASPGFAVVPGTPLFVVADPSHLWLQAEVDERWLSRLATGLRVEFRVAAYPEITFTGTVDYIGASLNPKTRRVELRCTVDNADGKLKPEMFAQLEIPDPQPRRILIVPDSAVQELDGKNVVFVPAGENRFRRHAVEIGRTGDGWIEVKSGLKNGDRVVGRGSFLLKSTLALRAHPPED, encoded by the coding sequence GTGAGCGCCTCGATACCCCAAACTTCTCCCCGATCCCGGTTATTCTCCCTGGCGCGGCATCGCGTCCCCTTACGGCGGTGTCGCGCGCTCTTTGCCGCAAGCGTGCTGGTTTCGGCATCCCTCGCTTGTACGCGACAGGTTGCCCCTTCGGAAGCGGGCGGGGTCGCTGTTGCCGAAGACCTTGTGGAGGTACCCGCCCCCATTCAGGAACGCATGAAAATGGAGACGGTGGTTGTCCGAGAAACCGAGGTCAGTGAGCCAATCACGGCTCCCGCTCGCCTGTCGTTCAACGAGCGCTACGTGGCGCGGGTCGGGGTTCCGATCGAGGGTCGGGTGCAAACCATCTTTGTCCAAGTCGGTGATCGCGTGGCGAACGGCCAGATGCTGGCCGTGATTCAAAGCCCTACGTGGGAGGCAGCCGTTGCCCGACTCCGCACCACTGCTGCCGAGGAACGATCCGCCCGCGCAGAACTTGCATTTGCCATCCAACAACGATCGCGGGTACGCCGACTTTTCGGCGCTCAGGCCGCCTCGCGCATGGAGGTCGAACGCACCGCGCTCGACCTGATCGTAGCCCGCAACAAATTGCACGCTGCTCGGGCAGAACTGGCGAAGGCCCGCAGAGACGTGACGGCACTGGCCGGAGATTCCGCGCGGCTCGATTTCGCGGGACTCCCTCTGCGTTCGCCATTGAGTGGACTTGTGGTGGAACGCAGCGCGAGTCCAGGTTTCGCCGTCGTACCAGGAACCCCGCTGTTCGTCGTGGCCGACCCGAGTCACCTTTGGCTGCAGGCGGAGGTGGACGAACGCTGGTTGAGCCGGCTGGCCACCGGACTGCGGGTGGAATTTCGCGTCGCCGCGTACCCGGAAATCACATTCACCGGCACTGTGGACTACATCGGTGCCAGCTTGAACCCAAAGACCCGCCGCGTCGAGCTCCGCTGCACGGTGGACAATGCTGATGGAAAGCTCAAACCGGAAATGTTCGCTCAACTGGAAATTCCAGACCCACAACCACGTCGGATTTTGATTGTGCCGGACTCCGCCGTGCAAGAACTCGATGGCAAAAATGTCGTCTTCGTTCCCGCCGGGGAGAATCGGTTTCGCCGCCACGCCGTGGAAATTGGGCGCACCGGAGATGGATGGATCGAGGTCAAATCGGGCCTCAAGAACGGCGATCGCGTCGTCGGACGCGGAAGTTTCCTGCTCAAGTCCACCCTGGCGCTGCGCGCGCACCCTCCCGAAGACTGA